A portion of the Girardinichthys multiradiatus isolate DD_20200921_A chromosome 23, DD_fGirMul_XY1, whole genome shotgun sequence genome contains these proteins:
- the LOC124860138 gene encoding protein FAM184A-like isoform X4, whose amino-acid sequence MQLSQRLDQRLHMLRQEVRTMSLEKEREDQVWRERLQRCQRQLKVKDEEMSRQSQYFENFKTQLQQKLNLARDREQSLQSRIYSLEKQLLNVTVSSATGMATITAIRITAGTGIHMDELDRLPSMRGEGEGEEENKEERRKQWQPNVATVIKEGPKVDEGKTETDTEGERDKETKHTSNEARLQSFIISLQEDLKVLLEREEDGMTERRKLLDELQEAQENSHSLDCKVEEMKAELHQLKQSESSLMEEVEDLKKENQSLQQILRDAVPPQSCLKPEATRTLPGANLSRCSPDAPFRPLSEGAVRLGEVQSNQPFLSAVPPIDHQGAAEHTQNDSQDRFTPPKSKTPKQNHLNLFHHRGSNPNPGFQSLSISTEFLTEPKLGNMEEIPSEESDALKAAFHSLGFGDDLQALKEERDHLEVKLQHTKAELQAIAQENAELKLQLRRETEQKWSANEQWSSKEKIITSSTCNRDYHLPLNSDEYDTCLDLTQGELIQALNQENRALADRIQELLAHIELRELEMRKEQTHLRECICRLEEDGVRLEQENQEQVNLISELTRKTEDDLNTIMELQQTLEESKEEPQVKQHCRTLWQSEHRDGITGCFQEKKQEEYVENLVESLVKGEKETDNLTTTSSSCQLNVQDNSSQNSLHASSLTDEVAQLNTSIQSLKTEQKELTVKISSLREEQKEVTLSVQKQTEDKQQLTRSVWALKEQKDCISQSLHGLKQEKENLNRAVCSLKDERDQHTRSISGLKKEKEELTRSLSTLQRDKDVIKDSISSGEEESDRIMKSLQRDELTDSLKGLAEERDEKELTLALNGEHGQLISVSCLKEEKEKLQQSIIRLKQEQENIKQIILGLKEEKCSLQTQAEETNHEFNLRSENMSRGTGDNCPRCESSNNRGTSVQESDLLMESEALGAELKKSREEIRKLHAELSQAEAMREVVEKEAAEQVMRLTESAGQREDIMKENETLSMQVKELQNKLMALHREKTDALSLKAQTEEQFNILAAQLKAKTVALEELNSEYIALKQGRGSRDDHTAALVSLRARYNDIRAKYDALLKRKSQTDLDVAPLKAKLSCLVVKCQERNGLLAEMMKSMHRRGYLEPRLMQQAEHLLRDAALQDYTAAFSPESKTQRREHCSNVTQDFFSAFQGCNKGFMPDPTYPVVSSCLVNQQKEVSSESGVECGESEKCTLRFAGETSKNPQDCWKVAPAAAQTLKEISPGSVSPAVSPDVPLKESIFISSPQLSPATVPLQATSRPEKISSPYGKVKEKYSSNTTEVGGRTQSPSTASSSTQVSPSRRLSSPEKILNLQEELQKTLMDSFQAPKNRGRGQEPRKNLSPSAPTDLNLPKPTKHFSFSVRHTDSLPVSKFPCPTKHTPVVTAKSNTSNKAPTLFNAVTFRSANAKKTLGTFTPCHLEADGSITSELSSSSDFSFNSATHRKDGSISSDDTKLTTHSKQRKEIITVLNLSDATRTDTFNTSCSQAARFSPERSHKVAMDTTAALRNTSRPRPGVPAEVLSVEVIKTVGQSGLLIGWERPPLDELGCSNATFVYGYRVFVNQDFHKSVMSSACTKCILENIDLSAPVQIGIQTLGSNGLHSDSVHTIYTNSDSE is encoded by the exons ATGCAGCTCTCTCAGAGACTGGACCAGAGACTCCACATgctcagacaggaagtcaggaCGATG AGTCTGGAAAAGGAGCGAGAGGATCAAGTATGGAGGGAGCGGCTGCAGCGCTGTCAGAGGCAGTTGAAGGTCAAAGACGAGGAGATGAGTCGTCAGTCCCAGTATTTTGAGAACTTTAAAACCCAGCTCCAACAGAAGCTCAACCTGGCCCGCGACAGAGAGCAGAGTCTGCAGAGCCGCATCTACAGTTTAGAAAAGCAGCTGCTCAACGTGACTGTTAGCTCTGCTACAGGTATGGCAACAATCACAGCCATCAGAATTACTGCTGGGACTGGAATACACATGGATGAACTAGACAGGTTGCCTTCTATGAGAGGAGAGGGGGAAGGAGAAGAGGAGAACAAGGAAGAGAGGAGGAAGCAGTGGCAGCCAAATGTGGCAACTGTGATAAAAGAAGGGCCAAAGGTTGATGAGGGTAAGACGGAGACAGACACAGAGGGAGAAagagacaaagaaacaaaacatacTTCAAATGAGGCCAGACTGCAAAGCTTCATTATCAGCCTGCAGGAGGATCTCAAGGTGCTGTTGGAGAGAGAGGAGGATGGGATGACTGAGCGGAGGAAACTGTTGGATGAGCTCCAGGAGGCTCAGGAAAACAGCCACTCTCTAGACTGCAAAGTGGAGGAGATGAAGGCAGAGCTGCATCAACTGAAACAGTCAGAGAGCTCCCtgatggaggaggtggaggacctGAAAAAGGAGAACCAGAGTCTCCAGCAGATCCTCAGGGATGCAGTTCCTCCTCAGTCATGTCTAAAACCCGAGGCAACACGTACACTTCCTGGAGCAAATTTGTCTCGCTGCAGCCCAGATGCACCTTTCCGCCCTCTGTCAGAAGGAGCTGTACGCCTGGGAGAG gTGCAGTCAAATCAGCCTTTTCTGTCTGCAGTTCCACCTATTGACCATCAGGGTGCGGCAGAGCACACACAGAACGACTCACAGGACCGTTTCACTCCACCCAAatcaaaaaccccaaaacaaaatcatctCAACCTCTTTCACCACAGAGGCTCCAACCCCAACCCAGGTTTCCAGTCCCTTTCCATCTCCACAGAGTTTCTAACTGAGCCCAAACTGGGAAACATGGAGGAAATTCCTAGTGAAGAGTCAGATGCCCTGAAGGCAGCTTTCCACAGCTTAGGTTTTGGTGATGATTTGCAAGCTCTTAAAGAAGAACGTGACCACCTGGAGGTGAAACTTCAGCACACAAAAGCAGAGCTGCAGGCTATAGCTCAGGAGAACGCTGAATTAAAGTTACAGCTCAGGAGAGAGACTGAACAAAAATGGAGTGCAAATGAGCAGTGGTCATCAAAAGAAAAG ATTATCACATCATCCACCTGTAATAGAGATTATCATCTTCCATTAAATTCTGACGAATATGATACATGTCTTGACCTGACACAGGGCGAGCTCATCCAAGCCCTGAATCAGGAAAACCGGGCCTTGGCAGATAGGATCCAAGAGCTGTTAGCTCACATTGAACTCAGAGAATTGGAGATGAGAAAGGAGCAAACACACTTGAGGGAGTGTATTTGTAGGCTGGAGGAGGATGGTGTCAGGCTGGAGCAGGAGAACCAGGAACAAGTTAATTTGATCTCAGAACTCACCAGGAAGACTGAAGATGATCTGAATACCATTATGGAGCTTCAGCAAACGTTAGAAGAGAGCAAAGAGGAACCACAAGTTAAGCAGCACTGCAGAACTCTGTGGCAAAGTGAACACCGGGATGGAATAACGGGATGTTTTCAAGAGAAAAAGCAAGAAGAATATGTAGAGAATTTAGTAGAAAGTTTGGttaaaggagagaaagaaacTGACAATTTGACCACAACCTCCTCATCTTGTCAGCTAAATGTTCAGGATAACTCATCACAAAACAGTCTTCATGCAAGTTCTCTGACAGATGAGGTAGCCCAACTCAACACCTCAATCCAGAGcctcaaaacagaacaaaaagagcTGACAGTCAAGATCAGTTCTCTCAGAGAGGAGCAGAAAGAAGTCACTCTCTCTgtccaaaaacaaacagaagacaaACAGCAGTTAACTCGCTCAGTGTGGGCTCTGAAGGAGCAGAAAGATTGCATCTCTCAGTCTCTACATGGACTTAAACAAGAGAAGGAGAATCTGAACCGGGCCGTCTGCAGTCTGAAGGATGAAAGAGATCAGCATACAAGGTCCATCAGTGgcctaaaaaaagagaaagaggagCTAACTCGGTCTTTATCTACTCTTCAAAGAGACAAAGATGTGATAAAAGACTCTATTTCAAGTGGTGAAGAAGAGAGCGATCGGATCATGAAGTCTCTGCAGAGAGACGAACTAACCGATTCCCTCAAAGGTCTCGCAGAAGAGAGAGACGAGAAAGAACTAACTCTCGCTTTGAACGGGGAACATGGCCAGCTAATATCTGTCAGCTGtttgaaagaagaaaaggaaaaactgcAACAGTCAATCATCAGGCTAAAGCAAGAACAAGAAAACATAAAGCAAATAAtcttgggtttaaaagaggagAAATGCAGCCTTCAAACACAAGCTGAGGAGACCAATCATGAGTTTAATCTAAGAAGTGAGAATATGAGTAGAGGGACAGGAGATAATTGTCCAAGATGTGAGTCCAGTAACAACAGAGGAACGTCTGTTCAG GAAAGTGACCTGTTGATGGAGAGTGAAGCTTTGGGAGCCGAATTAAAGAAGTCAAGAGAAGAA ATCAGGAAGCTGCATGCTGAGCTGTCTCAGGCAGAAGCTATGCGTGAAGTGGTAGAGAAAGAGGCAGCTGAGCAGGTGATGAGACTGACAGAATCAGCTGGTCAGAGGGAAGACATCATGAAGGAAAATGAGACCCTTTCAATGCAG gtgaaggagctgcagaataAACTGATGGCCCTGCACAGGGAGAAGACTGATGCTTTGTCTCTGAAGGCACAAACAGAGGAGCAATTTAACATCCTTGCCGCTCAGCTCAAAGCAAAG ACCGTCGCTCTGGAGGAGTTGAACTCGGAGTATATAGCTCTGAAACAAGGACGGGGCAGCAGGGATGATCACACGGCTGCTCTCGTCTCCCTCAGAGCTCGCTACAATGACATCAGAGCTAAG TATGATGCACTTCTTAAAAGAAAAAGCCAAACTGATCTGGATGTTGCTCCCTTGAAG GCCAAGCTGTCTTGCCTGGTGGTGAAGTGTCAGGAAAGGAACGGCTTGTTAGCCGAAATGATGAAGTCCATGCACAGACGAGGCTACCTGGAGCCCAGGCTGATGCAGCAGGCTGAGCATCTTCTCAGGGATGCTGCTCTTCAGGACTACACTGCTGCATTCTCACCAGAAAGCAAAACCCAACGCAGAGAGCACTGTAGTAACGTAACCCAAGATTTTTTTTCAGCGTTTCAAGGCTGCAACAAGGGATTTATGCCTGATCCTACCTACCCAGTTGTATCGAGCTGTTTGGTTAATCAACAAAAAGAGGTCTCGTCGGAATCTGGAGTCGAGTGTGGTGAAAGTGAAAAATGTACTTTGAGATTTGCTGGTGAGACTTCAAAAAATCCTCAAGACTGCTGGAAAGTTGCACCTGCAGCGGCACAAACACTGAAGGAAATTTCCCCAGGGTCAGTCTCTCCTGCAGTGTCCCCTGATGTCCCATTAAAGGAGAGCATCTTCATAAGCAGTCCCCAG CTGTCTCCTGCCACTGTACCACTCCAAGCAACCAGCCGACCAGAGAAAATTAGCTCTCCTTATGGGAAGGTGAAAGAGAAGTACTCCTCAAATACAACTGAGGTGGGGGGACGCACGCAGAGTCCTTCTACGGCGTCCTCAAGCACACAAGTCAGTCCAAGCAGGAGACTGAGCAGTCCTGAGAAGATCCTCAACCTGCAAGAAGAACTGCAGAAGACTCTCATGGATAGCTTTCAG GCACCTaagaacagaggaagaggacagGAACCCCGTAAAAATCTCTCACCATCAGCGCCTACAGACCTAAACTTACCCAaaccaacaaaacatttttctttcagtgttCGGCATACTGACTCTCTGCCAGTCTCCAAATTTCCGTGCCCTACTAAACACACTCCAGTTGTAACTGCTAAATCCAACACCTCTAATAAGGCACCaactctttttaatgcagttacATTTAGGTCTGCTAATGCCAAAAAAACTCTAGGCACGTTTACTCCCTGTCACCTTGAAGCAGACGGATCTATAACATCAGAACTTTCATCCTCTTCTGATTTTTCTTTCAACTCTGCAACTCACAGAAAAGACGGCTCCATCTCAAGTGACGACACTAAGTTAACAACACACTCAAAGCAGCGAAAGGAAATTATTACCGTGCTTAATTTATCTGATGCTACACGTACAGATACATTCAATACATCCTGCAGTCAGGCTGCTCGTTTCTCACCTGAGAGATCCCACAAGGTTGCCATGGACACCACGGCTGCGTTGAGAAATACTTCAAGACCAAGACCAG GAGTTCCAGCGGAGGTTCTCTCTGTTGAGGTCATTAAAACAGTGGGACAGAGCGGCCTTCTGATTGGCTGGGAGAGGCCGCCTCTTGACGAGCTCGGCTGTAGCAATGCCACTTTTGTGTATGGATATAGG GTTTTTGTAAACCAGGATTTCCACAAATCTGTCATGAGCTCAGCGTGTACCAAG tgtATCCTGGAGAACATCGATCTAAGTGCCCCTGTCCAGATTGGTATCCAGACTCTTGGCTCTAATGGACTCCACTCTGACAGTGTCCACACCATTTATACCAACTCAGACAGTGAATAG
- the LOC124860138 gene encoding trichohyalin-like isoform X1, translating into MQLSQRLDQRLHMLRQEVRTMSLEKEREDQVWRERLQRCQRQLKVKDEEMSRQSQYFENFKTQLQQKLNLARDREQSLQSRIYSLEKQLLNVTVSSATGMATITAIRITAGTGIHMDELDRLPSMRGEGEGEEENKEERRKQWQPNVATVIKEGPKVDEGKTETDTEGERDKETKHTSNEARLQSFIISLQEDLKVLLEREEDGMTERRKLLDELQEAQENSHSLDCKVEEMKAELHQLKQSESSLMEEVEDLKKENQSLQQILRDAVPPQSCLKPEATRTLPGANLSRCSPDAPFRPLSEGAVRLGEVQSNQPFLSAVPPIDHQGAAEHTQNDSQDRFTPPKSKTPKQNHLNLFHHRGSNPNPGFQSLSISTEFLTEPKLGNMEEIPSEESDALKAAFHSLGFGDDLQALKEERDHLEVKLQHTKAELQAIAQENAELKLQLRRETEQKWSANEQWSSKEKIITSSTCNRDYHLPLNSDEYDTCLDLTQGELIQALNQENRALADRIQELLAHIELRELEMRKEQTHLRECICRLEEDGVRLEQENQEQVNLISELTRKTEDDLNTIMELQQTLEESKEEPQVKQHCRTLWQSEHRDGITGCFQEKKQEEYVENLVESLVKGEKETDNLTTTSSSCQLNVQDNSSQNSLHASSLTDEVAQLNTSIQSLKTEQKELTVKISSLREEQKEVTLSVQKQTEDKQQLTRSVWALKEQKDCISQSLHGLKQEKENLNRAVCSLKDERDQHTRSISGLKKEKEELTRSLSTLQRDKDVIKDSISSGEEESDRIMKSLQRDELTDSLKGLAEERDEKELTLALNGEHGQLISVSCLKEEKEKLQQSIIRLKQEQENIKQIILGLKEEKCSLQTQAEETNHEFNLRSENMSRGTGDNCPRCESSNNRGTSVQKESDLLMESEALGAELKKSREEVEKSREEIRKLHAELSQAEAMREVVEKEAAEQVMRLTESAGQREDIMKENETLSMQVKELQNKLMALHREKTDALSLKAQTEEQFNILAAQLKAKTVALEELNSEYIALKQGRGSRDDHTAALVSLRARYNDIRAKYDALLKRKSQTDLDVAPLKAKLSCLVVKCQERNGLLAEMMKSMHRRGYLEPRLMQQAEHLLRDAALQDYTAAFSPESKTQRREHCSNVTQDFFSAFQGCNKGFMPDPTYPVVSSCLVNQQKEVSSESGVECGESEKCTLRFAGETSKNPQDCWKVAPAAAQTLKEISPGSVSPAVSPDVPLKESIFISSPQLSPATVPLQATSRPEKISSPYGKVKEKYSSNTTEVGGRTQSPSTASSSTQVSPSRRLSSPEKILNLQEELQKTLMDSFQAPKNRGRGQEPRKNLSPSAPTDLNLPKPTKHFSFSVRHTDSLPVSKFPCPTKHTPVVTAKSNTSNKAPTLFNAVTFRSANAKKTLGTFTPCHLEADGSITSELSSSSDFSFNSATHRKDGSISSDDTKLTTHSKQRKEIITVLNLSDATRTDTFNTSCSQAARFSPERSHKVAMDTTAALRNTSRPRPGVPAEVLSVEVIKTVGQSGLLIGWERPPLDELGCSNATFVYGYRVFVNQDFHKSVMSSACTKCILENIDLSAPVQIGIQTLGSNGLHSDSVHTIYTNSDSE; encoded by the exons ATGCAGCTCTCTCAGAGACTGGACCAGAGACTCCACATgctcagacaggaagtcaggaCGATG AGTCTGGAAAAGGAGCGAGAGGATCAAGTATGGAGGGAGCGGCTGCAGCGCTGTCAGAGGCAGTTGAAGGTCAAAGACGAGGAGATGAGTCGTCAGTCCCAGTATTTTGAGAACTTTAAAACCCAGCTCCAACAGAAGCTCAACCTGGCCCGCGACAGAGAGCAGAGTCTGCAGAGCCGCATCTACAGTTTAGAAAAGCAGCTGCTCAACGTGACTGTTAGCTCTGCTACAGGTATGGCAACAATCACAGCCATCAGAATTACTGCTGGGACTGGAATACACATGGATGAACTAGACAGGTTGCCTTCTATGAGAGGAGAGGGGGAAGGAGAAGAGGAGAACAAGGAAGAGAGGAGGAAGCAGTGGCAGCCAAATGTGGCAACTGTGATAAAAGAAGGGCCAAAGGTTGATGAGGGTAAGACGGAGACAGACACAGAGGGAGAAagagacaaagaaacaaaacatacTTCAAATGAGGCCAGACTGCAAAGCTTCATTATCAGCCTGCAGGAGGATCTCAAGGTGCTGTTGGAGAGAGAGGAGGATGGGATGACTGAGCGGAGGAAACTGTTGGATGAGCTCCAGGAGGCTCAGGAAAACAGCCACTCTCTAGACTGCAAAGTGGAGGAGATGAAGGCAGAGCTGCATCAACTGAAACAGTCAGAGAGCTCCCtgatggaggaggtggaggacctGAAAAAGGAGAACCAGAGTCTCCAGCAGATCCTCAGGGATGCAGTTCCTCCTCAGTCATGTCTAAAACCCGAGGCAACACGTACACTTCCTGGAGCAAATTTGTCTCGCTGCAGCCCAGATGCACCTTTCCGCCCTCTGTCAGAAGGAGCTGTACGCCTGGGAGAG gTGCAGTCAAATCAGCCTTTTCTGTCTGCAGTTCCACCTATTGACCATCAGGGTGCGGCAGAGCACACACAGAACGACTCACAGGACCGTTTCACTCCACCCAAatcaaaaaccccaaaacaaaatcatctCAACCTCTTTCACCACAGAGGCTCCAACCCCAACCCAGGTTTCCAGTCCCTTTCCATCTCCACAGAGTTTCTAACTGAGCCCAAACTGGGAAACATGGAGGAAATTCCTAGTGAAGAGTCAGATGCCCTGAAGGCAGCTTTCCACAGCTTAGGTTTTGGTGATGATTTGCAAGCTCTTAAAGAAGAACGTGACCACCTGGAGGTGAAACTTCAGCACACAAAAGCAGAGCTGCAGGCTATAGCTCAGGAGAACGCTGAATTAAAGTTACAGCTCAGGAGAGAGACTGAACAAAAATGGAGTGCAAATGAGCAGTGGTCATCAAAAGAAAAG ATTATCACATCATCCACCTGTAATAGAGATTATCATCTTCCATTAAATTCTGACGAATATGATACATGTCTTGACCTGACACAGGGCGAGCTCATCCAAGCCCTGAATCAGGAAAACCGGGCCTTGGCAGATAGGATCCAAGAGCTGTTAGCTCACATTGAACTCAGAGAATTGGAGATGAGAAAGGAGCAAACACACTTGAGGGAGTGTATTTGTAGGCTGGAGGAGGATGGTGTCAGGCTGGAGCAGGAGAACCAGGAACAAGTTAATTTGATCTCAGAACTCACCAGGAAGACTGAAGATGATCTGAATACCATTATGGAGCTTCAGCAAACGTTAGAAGAGAGCAAAGAGGAACCACAAGTTAAGCAGCACTGCAGAACTCTGTGGCAAAGTGAACACCGGGATGGAATAACGGGATGTTTTCAAGAGAAAAAGCAAGAAGAATATGTAGAGAATTTAGTAGAAAGTTTGGttaaaggagagaaagaaacTGACAATTTGACCACAACCTCCTCATCTTGTCAGCTAAATGTTCAGGATAACTCATCACAAAACAGTCTTCATGCAAGTTCTCTGACAGATGAGGTAGCCCAACTCAACACCTCAATCCAGAGcctcaaaacagaacaaaaagagcTGACAGTCAAGATCAGTTCTCTCAGAGAGGAGCAGAAAGAAGTCACTCTCTCTgtccaaaaacaaacagaagacaaACAGCAGTTAACTCGCTCAGTGTGGGCTCTGAAGGAGCAGAAAGATTGCATCTCTCAGTCTCTACATGGACTTAAACAAGAGAAGGAGAATCTGAACCGGGCCGTCTGCAGTCTGAAGGATGAAAGAGATCAGCATACAAGGTCCATCAGTGgcctaaaaaaagagaaagaggagCTAACTCGGTCTTTATCTACTCTTCAAAGAGACAAAGATGTGATAAAAGACTCTATTTCAAGTGGTGAAGAAGAGAGCGATCGGATCATGAAGTCTCTGCAGAGAGACGAACTAACCGATTCCCTCAAAGGTCTCGCAGAAGAGAGAGACGAGAAAGAACTAACTCTCGCTTTGAACGGGGAACATGGCCAGCTAATATCTGTCAGCTGtttgaaagaagaaaaggaaaaactgcAACAGTCAATCATCAGGCTAAAGCAAGAACAAGAAAACATAAAGCAAATAAtcttgggtttaaaagaggagAAATGCAGCCTTCAAACACAAGCTGAGGAGACCAATCATGAGTTTAATCTAAGAAGTGAGAATATGAGTAGAGGGACAGGAGATAATTGTCCAAGATGTGAGTCCAGTAACAACAGAGGAACGTCTGTTCAG AAGGAAAGTGACCTGTTGATGGAGAGTGAAGCTTTGGGAGCCGAATTAAAGAAGTCAAGAGAAGAAGTGGAAAAGAGTCGTGAAGAA ATCAGGAAGCTGCATGCTGAGCTGTCTCAGGCAGAAGCTATGCGTGAAGTGGTAGAGAAAGAGGCAGCTGAGCAGGTGATGAGACTGACAGAATCAGCTGGTCAGAGGGAAGACATCATGAAGGAAAATGAGACCCTTTCAATGCAG gtgaaggagctgcagaataAACTGATGGCCCTGCACAGGGAGAAGACTGATGCTTTGTCTCTGAAGGCACAAACAGAGGAGCAATTTAACATCCTTGCCGCTCAGCTCAAAGCAAAG ACCGTCGCTCTGGAGGAGTTGAACTCGGAGTATATAGCTCTGAAACAAGGACGGGGCAGCAGGGATGATCACACGGCTGCTCTCGTCTCCCTCAGAGCTCGCTACAATGACATCAGAGCTAAG TATGATGCACTTCTTAAAAGAAAAAGCCAAACTGATCTGGATGTTGCTCCCTTGAAG GCCAAGCTGTCTTGCCTGGTGGTGAAGTGTCAGGAAAGGAACGGCTTGTTAGCCGAAATGATGAAGTCCATGCACAGACGAGGCTACCTGGAGCCCAGGCTGATGCAGCAGGCTGAGCATCTTCTCAGGGATGCTGCTCTTCAGGACTACACTGCTGCATTCTCACCAGAAAGCAAAACCCAACGCAGAGAGCACTGTAGTAACGTAACCCAAGATTTTTTTTCAGCGTTTCAAGGCTGCAACAAGGGATTTATGCCTGATCCTACCTACCCAGTTGTATCGAGCTGTTTGGTTAATCAACAAAAAGAGGTCTCGTCGGAATCTGGAGTCGAGTGTGGTGAAAGTGAAAAATGTACTTTGAGATTTGCTGGTGAGACTTCAAAAAATCCTCAAGACTGCTGGAAAGTTGCACCTGCAGCGGCACAAACACTGAAGGAAATTTCCCCAGGGTCAGTCTCTCCTGCAGTGTCCCCTGATGTCCCATTAAAGGAGAGCATCTTCATAAGCAGTCCCCAG CTGTCTCCTGCCACTGTACCACTCCAAGCAACCAGCCGACCAGAGAAAATTAGCTCTCCTTATGGGAAGGTGAAAGAGAAGTACTCCTCAAATACAACTGAGGTGGGGGGACGCACGCAGAGTCCTTCTACGGCGTCCTCAAGCACACAAGTCAGTCCAAGCAGGAGACTGAGCAGTCCTGAGAAGATCCTCAACCTGCAAGAAGAACTGCAGAAGACTCTCATGGATAGCTTTCAG GCACCTaagaacagaggaagaggacagGAACCCCGTAAAAATCTCTCACCATCAGCGCCTACAGACCTAAACTTACCCAaaccaacaaaacatttttctttcagtgttCGGCATACTGACTCTCTGCCAGTCTCCAAATTTCCGTGCCCTACTAAACACACTCCAGTTGTAACTGCTAAATCCAACACCTCTAATAAGGCACCaactctttttaatgcagttacATTTAGGTCTGCTAATGCCAAAAAAACTCTAGGCACGTTTACTCCCTGTCACCTTGAAGCAGACGGATCTATAACATCAGAACTTTCATCCTCTTCTGATTTTTCTTTCAACTCTGCAACTCACAGAAAAGACGGCTCCATCTCAAGTGACGACACTAAGTTAACAACACACTCAAAGCAGCGAAAGGAAATTATTACCGTGCTTAATTTATCTGATGCTACACGTACAGATACATTCAATACATCCTGCAGTCAGGCTGCTCGTTTCTCACCTGAGAGATCCCACAAGGTTGCCATGGACACCACGGCTGCGTTGAGAAATACTTCAAGACCAAGACCAG GAGTTCCAGCGGAGGTTCTCTCTGTTGAGGTCATTAAAACAGTGGGACAGAGCGGCCTTCTGATTGGCTGGGAGAGGCCGCCTCTTGACGAGCTCGGCTGTAGCAATGCCACTTTTGTGTATGGATATAGG GTTTTTGTAAACCAGGATTTCCACAAATCTGTCATGAGCTCAGCGTGTACCAAG tgtATCCTGGAGAACATCGATCTAAGTGCCCCTGTCCAGATTGGTATCCAGACTCTTGGCTCTAATGGACTCCACTCTGACAGTGTCCACACCATTTATACCAACTCAGACAGTGAATAG